A DNA window from Calliphora vicina chromosome 1, idCalVici1.1, whole genome shotgun sequence contains the following coding sequences:
- the LOC135948665 gene encoding solute carrier family 25 member 45 isoform X1 produces the protein MKELYCDFMAGCFGGACGVLIAHPLDTIKTWQQASNTTVPTATQQIYKRNRGINGFYRGMFFPFVTTGAINSILFGVYGNHLRQLRMVCHSDYQREQLEDKNIFVAGSVAGFVQSFIACPIELIKVRLQTQHFYSDYVYGIRRTTYGTFKKILVTDGISGLYRGLLPMMCRDVFPYGIYMLAYRHTTTYIDQTEFVQNRRRQRKEDEAKVDFVVTTLAGAWAGILSWVCVIPFDVVKTIMQAEESRQYRNIWHCLSKNFKRYGWRRLFRGSWMLVVRAIPFNAATFVGYEYALEWCHKVWHVQKSAPKFI, from the exons atgaaagaaCTTTATTGTGATTTCATGGCTGGTTGTTTTGGTG GTGCTTGTGGAGTATTAATAGCACATCCTTTGGACACAATTAAAACATGGCAGCAGGCCTCAAATACCACAGTACCAACCGCCACTCAACAGATTTACAAACGTAACAGAGGG ATCAATGGGTTTTATAGGGGAATGTTTTTTCCATTTGTCACAACGGGAGCCATTAATTCGATTTTATTCGGGGTCTATGGCAATCATCTGCGGCAGCTGAGAATGGTGTGTCACAGTGACTATCAAAGGGAACAATTGGAGGATAAGAATATATTTGTGGCCGGTTCTGTGGCTGGTTTTGTGCAATCGTTTATAGCCTGTCCCATTGAACTGATAAAAGTGCGATTACAAACACAACATT TTTATAGCGATTACGTCTATGGCATACGCAGAACAACTTATGGCACATTTAAAAAGATCTTAGTAACTGATGGCATCTCTGGACTTTACCGCGGTCTACTTCCCATGATGTGTCG TGATGTCTTTCCTTATGGTATTTATATGTTGGCTTATCGTCACACCACCACGTATATAGATCAAACTGAATTTGTACAAAATCGTCGTCGTCAGCGTAAAGAGGATGAAGCTAAAGTGGATTTTGTGGTGACAACATTGGCTGGTGCCTGGGCTGGTATTTTATCGTGGGTCTGTGTAATACCCTTCGATGTGGTTAAGACCATAATGCAGGCTGAAGAAAGTAGACAATATCGTAATATTTGGCATTGTCTGTCTAAGAATTTTAAG CGTTATGGTTGGCGTAGATTATTCCGCGGCAGCTGGATGCTGGTAGTTCGAGCTATACCCTTTAATGCCGCCACCTTTGTTGGTTATGAATATGCCTTGGAATGGTGTCATAAAGTTTGGCATGTGCAAAAATCTGCCcctaaatttatttaa
- the LOC135948665 gene encoding solute carrier family 25 member 45 isoform X2: MFFPFVTTGAINSILFGVYGNHLRQLRMVCHSDYQREQLEDKNIFVAGSVAGFVQSFIACPIELIKVRLQTQHFYSDYVYGIRRTTYGTFKKILVTDGISGLYRGLLPMMCRDVFPYGIYMLAYRHTTTYIDQTEFVQNRRRQRKEDEAKVDFVVTTLAGAWAGILSWVCVIPFDVVKTIMQAEESRQYRNIWHCLSKNFKRYGWRRLFRGSWMLVVRAIPFNAATFVGYEYALEWCHKVWHVQKSAPKFI; encoded by the exons ATGTTTTTTCCATTTGTCACAACGGGAGCCATTAATTCGATTTTATTCGGGGTCTATGGCAATCATCTGCGGCAGCTGAGAATGGTGTGTCACAGTGACTATCAAAGGGAACAATTGGAGGATAAGAATATATTTGTGGCCGGTTCTGTGGCTGGTTTTGTGCAATCGTTTATAGCCTGTCCCATTGAACTGATAAAAGTGCGATTACAAACACAACATT TTTATAGCGATTACGTCTATGGCATACGCAGAACAACTTATGGCACATTTAAAAAGATCTTAGTAACTGATGGCATCTCTGGACTTTACCGCGGTCTACTTCCCATGATGTGTCG TGATGTCTTTCCTTATGGTATTTATATGTTGGCTTATCGTCACACCACCACGTATATAGATCAAACTGAATTTGTACAAAATCGTCGTCGTCAGCGTAAAGAGGATGAAGCTAAAGTGGATTTTGTGGTGACAACATTGGCTGGTGCCTGGGCTGGTATTTTATCGTGGGTCTGTGTAATACCCTTCGATGTGGTTAAGACCATAATGCAGGCTGAAGAAAGTAGACAATATCGTAATATTTGGCATTGTCTGTCTAAGAATTTTAAG CGTTATGGTTGGCGTAGATTATTCCGCGGCAGCTGGATGCTGGTAGTTCGAGCTATACCCTTTAATGCCGCCACCTTTGTTGGTTATGAATATGCCTTGGAATGGTGTCATAAAGTTTGGCATGTGCAAAAATCTGCCcctaaatttatttaa